In Myxococcus stipitatus, the DNA window GGCTCTTGGGCCCTGGCTTCACCGCGGTCCATGGCGTCCACCTGACGGAGGAGGAGGTGGGGATGCTGGGGCGTGCGCGAGCGACGGTGTGCGCGTGTCCCTCCACGGAGCGCAACCTGGGGGACGGCATCGTCCCGGCGGACGCGTTGGTGAAGGCGGGGGCGCGCATCAGCCTGGGGTCGGACAGCCAGGCCACGGTGGACCTGCTGGACGAGGCGCGGCAGCTGGAAGGCCACCTGCGGCTGGCGCGGCTGCGTCGCGCGGTGCTGGACCCGGGCGGTGGGGCGGTGGATGGGCTCGCGGCGCGGCTGCTGGGCATGGCCACGGTGGAGGGGGCGCGAAGCCTGGGGCTGGCCACGGGGACGCTGGACGCGGGAGCCCCCGCGGACTTCTTCACGGTGGACCTGGCGCATCCGTCGCTGGTGGGCGCGAGCGCCGAGTCCCTGCTGGCGTCCATCGTCCTGGGCGGGGACAAGGCGGCGGTGCGCGAGGTGGCGGTGGCCGGGCGCCTCATCGTGAAGGACGGACATCATCCGCTGGCGGAGCAGAGCGGGCGCACGTTCCATTCGCTCGCCCGGTCGCTGTATTCCTGACGCCAGCGGGGCCCCAGGGGACTGGCGCCGGCTGGCCGGCGGTGGCATGACGCGGGCACCGGAGGTCGTCCCCATGAGCGACACGTTGCCCGCGCTGAGAAACACCCTGACGGAGCTGGTGGCGATGGACACCACGTCCTCGCGACCGAACGCTCCGCTCATCGACTACGCGCAGGCCCGGCTGGAGGCCGCGGGCTTCAGCGCGGAGCGCCAGCGCTACGTCGACGATGCCGGGGTGGAGAAGTTCAACCTGGTGGCGGTGAAGGGCGGCACGGGGCGCGCGGCGCTCGCGCTGGTGGGGCACTCGGACTGCGTCCCCTACGACGCGGCGTGGACGGAGGCGCTGCGGCTGACGGAGCGCGACGGGAAGCTCTACGCGCGCGGCGCCTGTGACACGAAGGGCTTCATCGCCTGCGCGCTGCACGCGGCGGAGCGGGCGTCCGGGCTCCAGGCGCCGTTGATGGTGGTCCTCACCGCCGACGAGGAGGTGGGCCTGGTGGGCGCCAAGAAGCTGGTGGAGGCGGGGCTGGGCCGGGCGCGGCACGCCATCGTCGGGGAGCCCACGAAGCTGACGCCGGTGCGCGCGAACAAGGGGTACTGCCTGGCGGAGGTGGAGGTATTGGGCAAGGAAGGGCACAGCGCGTATCCGGAGACGGGGGCGTCCGCCATCTTCCGCGCGGGTCGCTTCCTGCACCGGTTGGAGCAGCTGGCGACGACGGTGCTGCGCGAGGAGCGCGACGAGGGCTTCCAGCCGCCCTTCACCACGGTGAACGTGGGCGTCATCCAGGGCGGCAAGGCGAAGAACATCCTGCCAGGCGCCTGCCGCTTCATGGTGGAGTGGCGCCCCATCCCCGGACAGCCGACGGCGCGCGTGGTGGAGCTCCTGGAGACCATCCGCCAGGAGCTGGTGCGCGACGAGCCCGCGTACGAGGCGCACATCCGCGTGCTGCGCACCGACCGGGGCGTGAACACCCGCGCGGACGCGGAGGTCGTGCGCTTCCTCGCGGACGCCAGCGGCAACGCGCCCACGACGGTGCCCTTCGGGACGGAGGCCCCCCAGCTCACCGAGCTGGGCGCGGAGGCCGTGGTGTTCGGCCCCGGCGACATCCGCGTGGCGCACCAGACGGGCGAGTATGTCCCCGTCGAGGACCTGGTGCGCTGCGAGGCCGTGCTGGCCCGCGCGGTCGCCCACTTCTGCGGGGCGCGCTGAGCCCCGACGACCGCGCGCCTTCCACCAGACCCTGCGGACGCCGTGCCCGCCCGTTATCGAGAGGGCGCTCGGGGCCCTGGAGTCCCTCGTCCTTCCGGTGTGACATGACGCCTGTTCCAGCAGCGCCTCGTACGGTCCTGTTCTTGTTGGCCAGCTCCCGGGAGGGAGGTAACGCGGAGCTGCTCGCCCGGCGAGCCGCGGAGTCGTTGCCTCCGGGGACGGTGACGACGTGGTTGCGGCTGGACGGGTATCGCGACCCGCCCTTCAGGGACCTGCGTCACGCGCCCGGGGGCTATCCGCCGCTGCCGCCGGAGCTGCGAGCGCTCGCGGACGTCACGCTGGCCGCCGACGAAATCGTCATGGTCGCGCCGGTGTACTGGTACAGCCTGCCGTCCAACGCGCAGGGCTACCTGGAGCACTGGTCCTGGTGGCTGCGCGTGCCGGAGCTGCGCTTCCGCGAGCGGATGCGGGGCAAGGTGCTGTCGCTCATCACCGCGCACTCGACGGACGAGGACGACTCCGTCGCGGAGCCGCTGTTGCTCAGCCTGCACCTCAGCGCCGGCTACATGGCCATGCGCTGGCGCGGCGCGCTCATGGGACATGGCAGCGCTCCCGGGCAGGTGCTCGGTGACGCACGCGCGCTGGAGGCCGCGCGGGGGTTCCTGGCGCGCCCGGTGGAGGATTCGGAGGCCCAGGTCGCCTGACGCGAGGGCGGGATGCCCTGGGCGTGTCTCGAGGGTGTTTGAGTTGAATGCGGGGTAGACCGTGTTTCCGTGACCATGGGCATGTGGTTCGCGTGACGCGACGGATTCCCTCCGTGGCGAGAGGTGACAGGCCCGGTGGTTTCGGTCATGGTGCGCGCCCGTTTCCGGGGGGCGCCCGTGAGCAATGACTGGCTCGCGCGGACCGTCAGCTCGTCCGACCCATCTCGTCCCTCCGGTGCGAATTTCAAAGCAGCTTCCCGGAGGGGGATGCACATGCAGGGCCGATGGTGGTTGTCGTGGATGTTGTCCGTGGTCGCGGTGAGCGCGTGGGCCCAGGTGCCCGCCGCCGAGCCTCCCGCGCAGGCGGAGGTCGTGGAGGAGGCCGACGAGCCCCCGTTCGTGGTGAACGGGCGCAGCGGCACGGTGGAGCTGGGTGATGGCCTGGCGCGGATGGAGGTGCCGGACAACTTCCTCTACCTCGCCCCCGAGGAGGCGGCGAGGGTGCTGGAGGAGGCGTGGGGCAACCCTCCTGGCGCCCCGACGCTGGGGATGCTGGTGCCGGCGAACGTCGATGTCACCGCGCCCGAGGGGTGGGGCGTCATCATCAACTACGCGGACGACGGCCACGTCGAGGATGAGGACGCCTCGAGCATCGACTACGCGGACCTGCTGAAGGAGATGCAGGAGTCCACCCGGGAGGAGAGCGCCGAGCGCAAGCAGGCTGGCTATGGCGGCATCGAGCTGGTGGGCTGGGCCGCCACGCCGCACTACGACCCGGGCACCCGCAAGCTGTACTGGGCCAAGGAGCTGGGCTCCACCGAGGAGGGCGCCTCCGAGCACTCGCTGAACTACAACGTCCGCATCCTGGGCAAGGAGGGCGTGCTGGTGCTCAACGCCGTCTCCGACATGAGCCAGCTGCCCCACGTCGAGAAGGACATGCAGCAGGTGCTGGGCTTCACCTCGTTCAAGCCTGGCCACCGCTACGAGGACTTCGACCCCAGCACCGGTCGCGTGGCCGCCTACGGCGTCGCGGGCCTCGTCGCGGGCAAGGTGGCCGCCAAGGCCGGGCTCTTCAAGGGGCTCCTCGCCGCGCTGCTGGCCGCCAAGAAGCTGGTCATCGCCGGCGTCGCGGCCCTCTTCGTCGGACTGAGCAAGCTGTTCAAGCGCCGTGGCAACGAGGACGGCACGCCGTAGGCGTCCCCTCGACTCCGTTCGCGCGCGCGAGAGGCTCGGGACTCGAGGGTCCCGGGCCTCTTCGCGTTCCAGGGCGCCGCTACGTCCGGGGCAGCGAGCAGGTGTCCAGGTCCCGCAGCACCTTGCGCGCCTCGGCGACCAGGTCCTGGTCCTGGAGCGCCTGCGCGGGGCGGGCGATGAGCTTCATGTCCGGCGTGAGGCGGTAGTAGCCCTTCGAGCGCTGCACCAGCCCCGCGACCTTGGCGCCATCCAGCAGCGCGTCCGCCCCCAGCGTCACCATCACGCGGGCGTGGCTCACCTCGAGGGCGCGCAGGCGCAGGTCGCGCATGTCGATCTTCAGCAGCGTCAGCTCGGACAGGTGGTCCACCTCGTCGGGCGCCTCGCCGTAGCGGTCGACCAGCTCCGCGCGCAGGTCCGTCACCTCCTCCGGCGTGCCGGCCTGGCTGAAGCGCTTGTAGAAGACGAGCCGCTGGTGGACGTCCGGCACGTAGTCGTCGGGGATGAGCGCCGGCACGGGGAGGGTGACGTCCGGCTCCAGCTGCACCTTGGGCGGCAGGCCCTGCAGCTCCGCCACGGCCTCCTCCATCAGCTGCGCGTACAGGTCGAAGCCAATCTCCGCGATGGCGCCGGACTGCTTCTCGCCCAGCAGGTTGCCCGCGCCGCGAATCTCCAGGTCATGGCTGGCGATGGAGAAGCCCGCGCCCAGCTCCGTGAAGTTCTGGAGCACCTCCAGCCGCCGCTGCGCGTCCTTCGTCACCGCCCGGCGCGTGGGCACCAGCAGGTACGCGTACGCGCGCTCCTTGGAGCGGCCCACGCGACCTCTCAGCTGGTACAGCTGCGCCAGGCCGAACTGGTCCGCGCGGTTGACGATCATCGTGTTGGCGCTGGAGATGTCGATGCCGCTCTCGATGATGGCGGTGCACAGGAGCACCTGGTGCTTGCGCTCGGTGAACTCCAGCATCACCTTCTCGAGCTGCCCCTCGCCCATCTGCCCGTGCGCCACGCCGATGGACAGCTTGGGCACCAGCTGCCGCAGCTCCTGCTCCATGGTGGCCAGGGACTCCACGCGGTTGTGGACGAAGAAGACCTGCCCGCCGCGCGCCACCTCGCGCTCGATGGCCTCCTTGATGACCTGGTTGTCGTACTTCATCACGAAGGTGCGGATGGCCCGGCGGTCCTGGGGCGGCGTGGCGATGATGCTCATGTCCCGCACGCCCGACATGCTCATGTGCAGCGTGCGCGGGATGGGGGTCGCCGTCAGCGTCAGGACGTCGATCTGCGAGCGCCACTTCTTCAGCGACTCCTTCTGCTTCACGCCGAAGCGCTGCTCCTCGTCGACGATCATCAACCCCAGGTCCTTGAAGGTCACGTCGCCGGCCAGCAGCTTGTGCGTGCCGATGAGGATGTCGACCCGGCCCTCCTTGGCGCGCTTGAGGATTTCACGCACCTCCGGCGCCTTCTTCAGGCCGGAGATGACCTCCACGGTGACGGGGTAGTCCTTGAAGCGCTTCTTGAAGGACAGGAAGTGCTGCTGCGCCAGCACCGTGGTGGGCACCAGCACCGCCACCTGCTTGCGGTCCAGCGCCGCCTTGAAGGCCGCGCGCATGGCGACCTCCGTCTTGCCGTAGCCCACGTCGCCGCAGACGAGCCGGTCCATGGGCTCCGGCTTCTGCATGTCCGCCAGCACGTCCTCGATGGCCTTGGCCTGGTCCGGCGTCTCCTCGAACTCGAAGTCCGCCTCGAACTGGGCGAAGTACCGGTCCGGCGCGCTGAAGGCGTGGCCCGGGTGCGCCTTGCGCGCGGCGGCGATTTGAAGCAGCTCCGCCGCCATCTTCAGCAGCTGCTCCTTGACGCGCTTCTTCGTCTTCTCCCAGCTGGTGCCGCCCAGCTTGTCGAGCTGGACCTTGTCCGGGTCCCCGCCCGTGAACTTCTGGATGAGCCGCATGCGGCCCACCGGCAGATAGATTTTGTCCCGGCCCGCGTACTCCAGCACGAGGAAGTCCCCCGGGACGTGGTTGACCTCCATCTTCGTCAGGCCCGCGTACCGGCCGATGCCGAAGTCCGTGTGGACGATGAGGTCGCCTTCCTTCAGGTCCCCGAAGCCGGCGGCGAACGCGTCCAGCTTCTTGTGTCGCCGGACGCGCCGGCGCGCGCGCGCGCCGAAGATCTCCTCGTCCGACAGCAGGGCCAGTCCGCCCGCGCCGTCCACGAAGCCCTGGCTCACCTCGCCGGTGAACAGGTGCGCCCACACCGCCGGGTCGTACAGCGCCAGCGCGTCCGTGAGCGGCTCCGTGTGGACCTTCACCATGACGTTGCGGTCGAGGAGCAGCCGCTTGAGCCGGTCCGCCTGGCTCAGCGTGCCGCAGGCCACCGCGCACGCCACGCGCGTGTCCCGCCAACGCTGGAGCCGCTCCACCAACGGGGTGAGCGCGCCCTCCTCGCCGTGGTGCGCGAGGATGGCCTCGCGCAAATCCTGGGTGCCGCCGAACGAGAACGCGACGGGCACCTGCTCGGACTGCGTCAGCGACAGGCCGCCGCCCTCCACCACGCGGAAGGCGCCCAGCCGCTCGGCCACCGCGTCGCGGGTGAGGAAGTGCTCGACGGGCGGGAGCACCAGGTCCTTGCGCTCCTCAGCCGCGGCGAACGAGCGCTCCAGTTCACCCCACAGCTCGTCCGCCGCGCGCTCCAGCGCGAGCGGGTCGTCCAGATAGAAGACGGGCGCCTCCGGGCCCCACGCGCCCAGGAAGTCGAACAGCGTGGCGAGCCCCCCCTCGAAGAGGCCGGGCAACAGCCCCTCCAGGCCGAAGCCGGGAAGTCCCTCGCGCAGCGCCTCGAGCCGCTCGCGCAGCTGGATGGTGGGCAGGTTGATGCGGTCGGCCACCTCGCGGGCGGCGGCCTCCGCGCGGGGACGGGTGTCCTCGGTGAGCAGCAGCTCGCGCGCGGGCACCAGGTCCACTTCCTTCAGCGCGTCCACCGTGCGCTGCGACGCCGGGTCGAACACGCGGATGGAGTCGATGGTGTCGCCGAAGAACTCCAGCCGCACCGGCTTGTCGTAGAGCGGGCTGAAGACATCCAGCAGTCCGCCGCGCACGGAGAACGTCCCCACGTCCTCCACCAGCGGACTGTTCTGGTAGCCCATCCGCGAAAGCTTGCGCGCCAGCGAGTCCCGGTCGTAATCCTGGCCCACGGTGACGCGGTCCGTGAGGCTCGCGATGACGCCCGGGCCGAGCACGCGGCGATACAACGCGCGTTGTGACAACACCAGCGCGGGGAAGCGCGTGCCGCGCGCCAGGTGGTGGAGCGCGCCCAGCCGCTCGGTGACGGCCGCCGCGTCCGGGGAGAGCTCGTCGTACGGCAGCACCTCGTCCGCGGGCAGGCGCAGCACGCCGGGGGTGAGCAGGGTGCCGGAGCCGCCCAGGAAGAAGGCCAGGTCCGCGGCCAGCGCGTCGGCCGCCTCCTCGTCCACCGCGACGCAGACCAGGGGGGCCCGTGTCTCACGATGCAACCGGGAGAGGACATGGGCGCGGGCCGCGCCCTTCAGGCCCTGGGTGCGCGCGCGGCGCCCGGGGGTCAGCTCGCGCAGCAGCCGCGTGAAGGCGTCGTCCGCCGCCAGAGGCCCGCCACCACGCCGCGCCGCCTCGCCATCCAGCCTCTGAGTCAATGGAGTGTCCATGAGTGGACCCTGGGGTCCCCGGGGTAATTAGGGGGCGGCCCCTGACGGGTCAACGACAGAGCGCGTCACCTGTCGTGTGCCGGAGCCGACGCGGCACCGTCTGGTGTGTCGGCCACGTATCAGCCGTACCAGGGGTGGGTTGGCCGTGCGCCCTGGGCAGGGCCTAGTGTGTATCAGGGCATCACTGGGGGGTGCCACGCCTGCCATGCAATCCGGCCGCTGGAGCAACAGGGGTGTGAGTGGTGGCGCCGCGCCCCCGTCCGAGGCCGTGGTGGTCCTGAGGAGCGTGCGCTCGTCGGGGCAGGGAATCCTGGACTTCGAGTGTGTCACCGCCAATGCCCACGCGGAGCGTTGGCTGGGGCGCGAGGAGCGTCCCCTGGTGCGACAGCGGCTGCTGGAGGAGGCGCCCTGGGTGGGAGAGTGCGGCCTGTTCGCCGCGTGTGTCCGGGTGGCGGTGCGCCGCGAGCCGGAGGTGGTGCGCGTGGCGCGCGAGTCCTCCGTGGGGCCGGTGTGGATGCTGGCGCGTGTATCCCCCTGGGAAGACGGGGTCGTCGTCTTCCTGGAGGACCTGACGGAGCGGATGGCCTCGGAGGAGGCCTTGCGTCGGGACCACGACCTCCTACACGCCGTCATCGAGAGCGCCACCGACGCCATCTACGTGAAGGACCTGGACCTGCGGTACGTGCTCATCAACGCGGCCACCGCGCGGGCCTTCAACCGCGCGCCCCACGACATCCTGGGGCGCACGGACCTGGAGCTGCTGGGGGCGGACATCGCCGGGCCCACCATGGCGCACGACCGGGAGGTGATGGAGGTGGGCGCCACCGCCACCTACGAGGATTCGGAGGGCGGGCCGGGCAGCGACCTCATCTGGCAGACGACCAAGGGCGTGCTGCGCCGGGGCGACGGCACCGTCTACGGCCTGTTCGGCATCAGCCGCGACGTCACCGCGCGGCGCCGCCAGGAGCAGGAGCGCAACGAGGAGGCCCTCTTCCAGGAGCGCTTCATCGGCGTGCTGGGCCACGACCTGGGCAACCCCCTGGCGGCGGTGCGGCTGTCCGCGGCGGCCCTGCTGGCGCAGCGCACGCTGACGCCCGAGCAGCGGCGCATGGCCCAGCGCATCGACGGGAGCGCCGAGCGCATGTCGCGGCTGGTGAAGCAGCTTTTGGACTTCACCCGCGCGCGCATGGCGGGCGGCATCCCCCTGCACCCGCGCGAGGTGTGCATGGCCACGGTGTGCCGCCGCATCATCTCCGAGCTGGAGCCGGCCTACCCGGAGCACCAGGTCCACCTGGAGGTGGTGGGCGAGTCGAACGGCGTGTGGGACGAGGAGCGGCTGGGGCAGGTGCTGTCCAACCTGGTGGGCAACGCGCTCCAGCACAGCCCCAAGGGCTCCATGGTGCGGGTGCGGGTGGCGGCCAGCGACACCCTCTTCCAGCGCGTGGAGGTCCACAACGTGGGGACGCCCATCCCGGACTCGCTGCGCCCGCGCCTGTTCGCGGCCTTCCACAAGGCGGAGCGGGACCCGAGCGCGCCCAAGGTCCAGCGACAGGGGCTGGGGCTGGGGCTCTACATCGTCTCGCAAATCGTCACCGCGCACGGCGGCTGGGTGGACGTGGCCTCGTCCGCGGAGGCGGGGACGTGCTTCGCGGTGACGCTGCCGCGCGTGGCCCAGGCCGTGTCGCAGGAGTCACCGCAGGCGCGGCGGGCCTGACGCGGTCCGCCACCGCCGAGCCGTGTCGCGGCGCCCGGGTCCGCCCACCTCAGGGCCGCCAGGTCCATCAGACGCGCGGGAGGCGACCGCGGTACTCCTCCTCGTCCTCCTCGTCGTCCTTGTCGTCGCCCTTGTCATCCCCGTCCCCGTCGCCGCCCTTGCCGTCCCCCAGCCTCAGGGACAGGGCCTCCGGCCGGGACAGGCCGTGCTCCGCGCGTGGGGACGACGACGCGTCGCCCGCTTTCACGGCGGTGAAGAGGCTGGCCATGGACAGGCAGAGGACGAGGGCGGCGGCGAGGGTCTTCATGGGCGGCTCCAGGTGACTGGGTCGCGGACGCGCGCCTTCCGGGGGAAATTCAACCCGCGTCCGGGCGCGCGCTACTTCGCCTTGAGGGTGCGGATGTATCCCACCAGCGCGTCGATCTGCGCGGGCGTGAGCTTGTCCTTGAAGGCCTTCATCTTGGAGTTCTTGGGGGAGCCCTCGGCGATGGCCTGGCGGATGTCCGCGTCGGATTCGGCTGCCTGCCAGGCGGCCAGGCTCATGTCGGCGATGGACTCCTTCTGGCCCATCTTCGTCTGCGCCTTGCCGTCGTCGCCGTGGCAGGACTTGCACTTGGCCTTCCACACCTCCGCGACGTCGTCCGCGTAGGCGCTCGAGCTCAGACAGAGGGTCATCACCAGGGCGAACCGCTTCATCATCGTCTCGTATCCTCGGGCTTCACCGCCGGTGGCGGTGGGGGGCGCAAGTCACGCGCCGGGGGCCGGCGTCGCCGCGCCTGGGCGAGTATAGAGCCCCCGTCCGTCGGGGGAAGCCCGCGAGGCGCGCGGGCCCGGGAGCGGCTCAGGCGTCCTGCGTGGCGTTGGCGCGCGCGACGGCGAACAGGCTCATGCCCACCGGCAGCTTCACCTGGGCCTCGGCGCGGGCGAACAGGGGGGCCAGCGTGTCGTAGAGCTTGAGCTGGAGCTTGGGCACGGAGCGGCGGCGCAACAGGCGGCTGTTGACGAACCAGCCCGGCATGCCCACCAGGTTCATCCACTCCAGCGTCTCGACCTCGAAGCCGTTGTGCTCCAGCACCGCGCGCAGCGTGTCCGGCGTGTAGCGGCGGTAGTGGCCCACCGCCTCGTCGATGCTGCCGAACAGCTGGGGGAGCGCGGGCACGAGGATGACCACCCGGCCGCCGGGGGTGAGAATCTGCCGGAAGCGCCGCACCGCCGCGCCGTCGTCGGGGATGTGCTCCAGCACGTTGGAGAGGACGATGGTGTCCAGCCGCTCCTTCTGGAGCGACTCCCAGTCCGCGAGCGCCACGTCGGACAGGTACGGGCGGATGTGGGGGTGGCCCCGGAAGAGGTTCTTCAGGCGGTCCACGTAGAAGGGGTCCACCTCCAGGGCGATGAGCAGCTCCAGGCCCGCCTCCAGCTCGCGGGTGATGGTGCCGATGCCGGAGCCGATTTCGAGCACGCGGCGGCCCAGGTGCTCGCGGAAGCGGCGTCCCAGCCACTGGTTGTAGTGGACGGCGCCGTCCATGCGCTCCAGGGTGGTGTAGCCCTCGTGCTGGTTGTCCGCGTCGTCGCGCACGGTGGCGTAGCGCACCAGGGTGCGCAGCTGGGACAGGCGCGCGGCGCGAGGGCGGCGGGGCACGGCCTGCAGCGGCAGCGCCACCTCCGTGAAGCGGTACAGCTGCGCGGCCAGCTTCACCACCAGCTCCGCGTCCACCGCGTCGTCGTCGCTGGTGAGGCTGACGGAGCGCAGCGCGTCCGTGCGGAAGGCGCGCACGCCGCTGAGCGGGTCGCTGACGGCCACGTCGGTGACGAAGCGGGTGACCTGTCCCAGGGCGCGCTCGGCGAGCAGCTGGGGCGCGAGCCCCGTGGCGGTGCGGCGGCCGAAGACGACGTCCGCGGTGTCCGCGTGGAGGGGGCCCAGCAGCGACTCGTAGGCGTCCGGGGCGTAGGCGGCGTCCGGGTCCTGGAGGATGGTGACCGCGCCCGTCACGCGGGGCAGCGCCGCCCGGATGGCCGCGCCCTTGCCCCCCTGCACGTGCAGGACGTGCAGCCCCGGGCGGGGGGGCACGCTCGGCTCGCCCTCTCCAGCCAGCACCACCTCCGCCCTGCCAGCGAGCTCCCGCGCGAAGTGGGAGGCGGCGTCAACGGTGGAGGGGGAGAAGGGGAGGATGACCGAGTGCGAAAAGTTCACGTCGCGCTCCCTAGCACAGGCGGCCGGGTCGCGCGCGTGCTCCCCCCTGGCGTCGGGTGCATGGTGGGCGTCCGGGCGACGGCGGAACGATGGACAACCCGGGGCGGACACGGCACGCTCGATGGCCCTGGCGTAGGTGTGGGTGTAGGTCGGGGGTGGCCGTGTGTGCCGGACCGGTGCTCCACCGCGGCGCTCTCAGGAGAGACGAGACGTGGAAGGAACCGTGTTCGACCCGGCGGGTGGCGCCGGCGGCCCGACGCCCGCGGGAGTGATGGCGAAGCTGCGCGCGCTGTGGCGGCGCAAGTGGATCATCCTGGGCGTGGCCGTGGTGGTGGTGGGGTTGTCGGCGGCCCACACGTTGCGCCAGCCCAAGGTCTACTCCGCCAGCACCTCGCTCATCATCGACGTGATGGCGCCTCGCTTCCTCGACACCGAGGTGAAGGAGGTCATGGGCGAGGAGCGCAGCAACTACTGGTTCAACAAGGAGTACTACGCCACGCAGAGCGAGGTCATCACCTCGCGCGCGGTGGCCAGCCGCGTGGTGGACAAGCTGGGGCTGTCCACGGACGCGGGCTTCCTGGGCCTTTCGAAGGTCCAGGACGAGAAGGCGCGCGTGCAGGCGATGCAGGCCGCGGACGCGGTGGGGTTGCTCCAGTCGCGCATCCGCGTGGTGCCGGAGAAGGACTCGCGGGTGATGAACATCGCGGTGGACGACGAGGACGCCCAGCGCGCGGCCCTGCTCGCCAACGAGGTGGCCGGCGCGTACATGGCGGAGAACCTGGCGCTCAAGCTGCGCATGACGGACGACGCCCGCAGCTGGCTGGAGGGGCGCCTGTCGGAGCTTGAGAGCCAGTCCAAGACGAGCGAGCTGGCGGTCTTCGACTTCAAGAAGGACGCGGACATGCTGTCCACGTCGCTCGAGTCGAGGATGAGCATCGTCAGCGAGCGCATCAACAGCTTCAACCTGCACCTCACGGAGGTGAGCACGCGCATCGCCGCCCTCCAGGCGCGGATGGAGGCCATCCAGAAGTTGCGCAAGACGGCGGCGGACGACGAGACGTGGGCGGAGGCGCTGCCGGGCGCCAAGGACGGCGTCATCCAGGACCTGCGCAAGGCGTACACGGACGCGCGAATCCTGTGCGCGGAGCTGGGGGAGCGCTACCTGCCCGAGCACCCCAAGCTCCTGGAGTGCCAGGGCAAGCTGGCGGTGATTCGCGGCGACTTCCTCAAGAGCCTGCAGAACGTGGTGCGCTCGGCGGAGACGGAGCTGACGGAGGCGGAGGCCCAGCGCAAGAACCTGGTGCGCCTGTTGGACGAGGCGAAGGCCGAGGCGTTCCAGGTGAACAAGAAGTCCATCGAGTTCGACCGGCTCAAGCGCGAGTCGGACAACAACCAGCGGCTCTACGACCTGGTGCTCAAGCGGCTCAAGGACATCGAGCTGTCGGGCCTGCTGCGCACCAGCAACGTGCGCGTGCTGGACCCGGCCCGTCCGGTGTGGACGCCGGTGAAGCCCAACGTGCGGCGCAACCTGATGATGGGGCTGGTGCTGGGCGTGCTCGCGGGGCTGGGCATGGCGCTGCTGCTGGACCTGCTGGAGAACAGCGTGTCCACGCAGGCGGACGTGGAGGAGCGGCTGGGGCTGGCCTTCCTGGGCGTCATGCCGCGCATCGAGGGCAACAAGGCGCCGCGCGAGCGGGACCTGTACGTCCACCGGGAGCCCAAGTCGTCCGTGGCGGAGTGCTGCCGGGCCATCCGCACCAACCTGCTGTTCATGTCGCCGGACACGCCCTTCAAGACGCTGGTGGTGACGTCCAGCGGGCCGCAGGAGGGCAAGTCCACCACGTGCATCAGCCTGGGCGTGGCCATGGCCCAGAGCGGCAACCGGGTGTTGCTGCTGGACACGGACATGCGCCGGCCCCGGCTGCACCGCGCCTTCGGGGTGCCCAACGAGCTGGGCATCTCCTCGCTGGTGGTGGGCGAGGGGGCGCTGGAGGCGGCGGTGAAGAGCACGGAGGTGCCGGGGCTGTTCGTGCTGCCGTGTGGCCCGCTGCCGCCCAACCCGGCGGAGCTGCTGCACACGCGCGCCTTCGCGGAGCTGCTCAAGCAGGTGGCGGGGAAGTTCGACCGCGTCATCCTGGACAGCCCGCCGCTCAACGCGGTGGCGGACGCGGCGGTGCTGGCCACTCAGTCGGACGGAGTGGTGCTGGTGCTCAAGGCGGGGAAGACGAACCGCGAGTCCGCGCGCCGCGCGCTGCGCTCGCTGGCGGACGTGCAGGCGCGCATGTACGGCGCCATCCTCAACGACGTGGACCTGCGGGCGCCGCGCTATGGGGACTCGTACCTGGCCTACCAGGGCTACGGGCAGTACGCCGCCGAGGAGTCGAAGGACGGGGTGGCGCAGTCGTGAGCGCGCCCATGGCGGGCGCGGGCCTGCGTGTGCTGCACCTGGGCAAGTTCTATCCGCCGGCCTCCGGGGGCATCGAGAGCCACGTGCAGACGCTGGCCCGGGCCCAGGCCGCGCTGGGCGCGCAGGTGGAGGTGCTGTGCGCCAACCACTCCGTGGACGGCACGGGCACCAGCCACGAGTTCCACGGGCGCAGCCCCACCCGCGAGGATTGGGACGGGCTGGTGCGCGTGGTGCGGCTGGGGCGCGCCGCCTCCGTGGCGCGCATGGACGTGCTGCCCCAGCTGC includes these proteins:
- the argE gene encoding acetylornithine deacetylase, whose protein sequence is MSDTLPALRNTLTELVAMDTTSSRPNAPLIDYAQARLEAAGFSAERQRYVDDAGVEKFNLVAVKGGTGRAALALVGHSDCVPYDAAWTEALRLTERDGKLYARGACDTKGFIACALHAAERASGLQAPLMVVLTADEEVGLVGAKKLVEAGLGRARHAIVGEPTKLTPVRANKGYCLAEVEVLGKEGHSAYPETGASAIFRAGRFLHRLEQLATTVLREERDEGFQPPFTTVNVGVIQGGKAKNILPGACRFMVEWRPIPGQPTARVVELLETIRQELVRDEPAYEAHIRVLRTDRGVNTRADAEVVRFLADASGNAPTTVPFGTEAPQLTELGAEAVVFGPGDIRVAHQTGEYVPVEDLVRCEAVLARAVAHFCGAR
- a CDS encoding flavodoxin family protein, producing MLASSREGGNAELLARRAAESLPPGTVTTWLRLDGYRDPPFRDLRHAPGGYPPLPPELRALADVTLAADEIVMVAPVYWYSLPSNAQGYLEHWSWWLRVPELRFRERMRGKVLSLITAHSTDEDDSVAEPLLLSLHLSAGYMAMRWRGALMGHGSAPGQVLGDARALEAARGFLARPVEDSEAQVA
- a CDS encoding DUF2167 domain-containing protein, translated to MQGRWWLSWMLSVVAVSAWAQVPAAEPPAQAEVVEEADEPPFVVNGRSGTVELGDGLARMEVPDNFLYLAPEEAARVLEEAWGNPPGAPTLGMLVPANVDVTAPEGWGVIINYADDGHVEDEDASSIDYADLLKEMQESTREESAERKQAGYGGIELVGWAATPHYDPGTRKLYWAKELGSTEEGASEHSLNYNVRILGKEGVLVLNAVSDMSQLPHVEKDMQQVLGFTSFKPGHRYEDFDPSTGRVAAYGVAGLVAGKVAAKAGLFKGLLAALLAAKKLVIAGVAALFVGLSKLFKRRGNEDGTP